The Euphorbia lathyris chromosome 8, ddEupLath1.1, whole genome shotgun sequence genome has a window encoding:
- the LOC136204225 gene encoding uncharacterized protein, whose protein sequence is MATTQVCLQFVNPIPSGCVSPQRLKYKFRGRKLCPGGSNWGVRFSLVEQSRPAVDVKQLVELLYDDLPHLFDDQGIDPSAYDERVKFRDPITRHDTITGYLFNIALLKLIFKPQFFLHWVKQTGAYEITTRWTMVMTFMLLPWKPELIFTGTSIMGINPETGKFCSHLDLWDSIKNNDYFSTEGLWDVFKQLRIYKTPDLETPKYEILKRTANYEVRKYAPFIVVETIGEQLCGSSGFNDVAGYIFGKNSRTEKIPMTTPVFTQTQATDAQVFVQIVVPSNKELSSLPDPNQDNIKLRKVEGGTAAVVKFSGKPTEDIVQNKEKALRSTLVTDGLKPSPGCLLARYNDPGRTWTFIMRNEVLLWLEDYSLQES, encoded by the exons ATGGCCACAACTCAAGTTTGCCTCCAATTTGTGAATCCAATCCCCAGTGGCTGCGTGAGTCCCCAGCGACTTAAGTACAAGTTCAGAGGAAGAAAGTTGTGTCCTGGAGGGTCTAATTGGGGTGTGAGGTTTAGTCTGGTGGAGCAAAGTCGTCCTGCAGTCGACGTTAAACAGTTGGTAGAGTTGTTGTATGATGATCTTCCACACCTCTTCGATGATCAAGGAATTGATCCATCGGCGTATGATGAGCGTGTGAAGTTCAGGGACCCCATTACCAGGCATGATACCATAACTGGGTATCTCTTTAACATTGCTCTTTTGAAGCTTATCTTCAAGCCTCAGTTTTTCTTGCACTGGGTTAAGCAG ACAGGGGCTTATGAGATTACAACCAGGTGGACAATGGTGATGACATTCATGCTTCTGCCATGGAAACCAGAATTGATATTTACAGGAACCTCAATCATGGGTATTAACCCAGAGACTGGCAAATTTTGTAGCCACTTG GATTTGTGGGATTCCATAAAGAATAATGACTACTTTTCAACTGAAGGTTTGTGGGATGTATTTAAGCAG TTGAGGATTTACAAGACTCCTGACCTGGAAACGCCCAAATATGAGATACTGAAAAGGACTGCAAATTATGAG GTGAGGAAGTATGCGCCATTTATAGTTGTAGAAACAATAGGAGAGCAATTGTGTGGGTCAAGTGGATTCAATGATGTTGCTGG GTATATCTTTGGAAAGAATTCCAGGACTGAAAAAATACCAATGACAACACCTGTGTTCACTCAGACTCAGGCAACTGATGCTCAAGTGTTTGTCCAAATAGTTGTTCCCTCAAACAAAGAATTGAGCAGTTTACCAGATCCTAATCAAGACAATATTAAGTTGAGGAAAGTAGAAGGAGGCACTGCTGCTGTAGTAAAGTTCAGTGGAAAACCAACTGAAGATATTGTTCAAAACAAAGAGAAAGCACTGCGCTCAACTCTTGTGACAGATGGTCTTAAACCCAGCCCAGGTTGTTTGCTTGCTCGATATAATGATCCAGGCAGAACTTGGACCTTTATAATG AGGAATGAAGTGCTACTATGGCTGGAGGACTACTCCCTCCAAGAATCATGA